One part of the Arabidopsis thaliana chromosome 4, partial sequence genome encodes these proteins:
- a CDS encoding LOW protein: coatomer subunit alpha-1-like protein (BEST Arabidopsis thaliana protein match is: Galactose oxidase/kelch repeat superfamily protein (TAIR:AT4G19250.1); Has 375 Blast hits to 365 proteins in 7 species: Archae - 0; Bacteria - 2; Metazoa - 0; Fungi - 0; Plants - 367; Viruses - 0; Other Eukaryotes - 6 (source: NCBI BLink).) encodes MLHVNRRYGVQYRNTGRDVKASSTASVFVFITTGGYCFEQLGSYRYRTTQSSLLSPRASARWSSQTYSMRYEANFKLKKNVFISAYNRPTNVVPSVPSSYTPFPPNLICAEVGSEIYTVGSHIYHAMWVHNELTGNGRKAPSMMMNQRIGLRFSTQRLKLGNLYRTLAPEVRLSLNKKILPMDGNICVTIKKKNVESKKKKKNVESKNKKKDFVYLLKEKKWEVVKDHSSLVEKYCVIENVEYTYADKRCWWMETTSSEESSEEWRLVNGLTGLDAYVINDTEFCTYGGKLLLFWDSPALSPLDQTKKIWCAVILLDKSLNDEVSGQIEWADVVLTVPVSYTLWDCVKFSTYSTICFPVLFFNTQTHT; translated from the exons atg CTACATGTAAACCGCCGCTATGGAGTCCAATATAGGAACACCGGACGAGACGTCAAAGCATCCTCCACGGCCTCCGTCTTCGTTTTTATCACTACCGGAGGATATTGTTTTGAGCAGCTTGGCTCGTATCGATATCGTACTACCCAAAGCTCTCTCTTGTCTCCAAGAGCTTCCGCTCGTTGGTCCTCTCAGACTTACTCTATGAGGTACGAAGCGAACTTCAAACTCAAGAAGAATGTGTTTATCTCGGCCTACAACCGCCCAACAAACGTTGTCCCATCTG TTCCATCTTCCTATACTCCTTTCCCACCAAATTTAATATGCGCAGAGGTTGGCTCAGAAATTTACACGGTCGGCAGCCATATATATCATGCGATGTGGGTCCATAATGAGCTGACTGGCAACGGTCGTAAAGCCCCTAGCATGATG ATGAATCAACGAATTGGGCTGAGGTTTTCGACCCAAAGACTCAAACTTGGGAACCTTTACCGGACCCTGGCCCCTGAGGTCCGGCTctctttaaataaaaagatctTACCGATGGATGGAAATATTTGTGTGacgatcaagaagaagaatgtggagagcaagaagaagaagaagaatgtagagagcaagaacaagaagaaggacTTCGTTTaccttttaaaagaaaaaaaatgggaagTTGTCAAGGATCACTCAAGCTTGGTGGAGAAATATTGTGTCATAGAGAATGTAGAATACACTTATGCGGATAAAAGATGTTGGTGGATGGAAACAACGTCGTCAGAAGAGTCGTCAGAAGAGTGGAGATTGGTCAACGGTTTGACTGGACTTGATGCGTACGTTATAAATGATACTGAATTTTGTACTTATGGTGGAAAGCTTCTACTCTTTTGGGACAGTCCTGCCTTGTCTCCTCTTGatcaaaccaagaaaatttGGTGTGCTGTGATTTTGCTTGACAAGAGTCTCAATGATGAAGTTTCGGGTCAGATTGAGTGGGCTGATGTTGTTCTTACAGTCCCTGTGTCCTATACACTCTGGGATTGTGTGAAATTCTCGACATACTCAACAATATGCTttccagttttgtttttcaatacacaaacacacaccTAG
- the BZS1 gene encoding B-box zinc finger family protein (B-box zinc finger family protein; FUNCTIONS IN: sequence-specific DNA binding transcription factor activity, zinc ion binding; INVOLVED IN: response to karrikin, response to chitin, regulation of transcription; LOCATED IN: intracellular; EXPRESSED IN: 16 plant structures; EXPRESSED DURING: 10 growth stages; CONTAINS InterPro DOMAIN/s: Zinc finger, B-box (InterPro:IPR000315); BEST Arabidopsis thaliana protein match is: salt tolerance homolog2 (TAIR:AT1G75540.1); Has 1892 Blast hits to 1305 proteins in 109 species: Archae - 0; Bacteria - 0; Metazoa - 4; Fungi - 0; Plants - 1793; Viruses - 0; Other Eukaryotes - 95 (source: NCBI BLink).) has product MKIWCAVCDKEEASVFCCADEAALCNGCDRHVHFANKLAGKHLRFSLTSPTFKDAPLCDICGERRALLFCQEDRAILCRECDIPIHQANEHTKKHNRFLLTGVKISASPSAYPRASNSNSAAAFGRAKTRPKSVSSEVPSSASNEVFTSSSSTTTSNCYYGIEENYHHVSDSGSGSGCTGSISEYLMETLPGWRVEDLLEHPSCVSYEDNIITNNNNSESYRVYDGSSQFHHQGFWDHKPFS; this is encoded by the exons atgaaGATTTGGTGTGCTGTTtgtgataaagaagaagcttcggTGTTTTGTTGTGCGGATGAAGCAGCTCTTTGTAATGGTTGCGATCGCCATGTTCATTTCGCCAATAAACTAGCCGGGAAACATCTCCGGTTCTCTCTCACTTCTCCTACTTTCAAAGATGCTCCTCTTTGTGATATTTGCGGG GAGAGGCGTGCATTATTATTTTGCCAAGAAGACAGAGCAATACTATGCAGAGAATGTGACATTCCAATACATCAAGCTAATGAGCACACTAAGAAACACAATAGATTCCTCCTTACCGGCGTTAAGATCTCTGCCTCCCCGTCAGCCTACCCAAGAGCCTCCAATTCCAACTCTGCTGCTGCATTTGGTCGAGCCAAAACCCGACCAAAATCAGTATCGAGCGAGGTCCCGAGCTCGGCCTCCAATGAGGTATTTACGAGCTCTTCTTCGACGACCACGAGCAATTGCTATTATGGGATAGAAGAAAACTACCATCACGTGAGCGATTCGGGGTCGGGATCGGGTTGTACAGGTAGTATATCCGAGTATTTGATGGAGACATTACCGGGTTGGAGAGTGGAGGATTTGCTTGAACACCCTTCTTGTGTCTCCTATGAGGATAACATTATTACTAATAACAATAACAGTGAGTCTTATAGGGTTTATGATGGTTCTTCACAATTCCATCATCAAGGGTTTTGGGATCACAAACCCTTCTCTTGA
- a CDS encoding Kinesin motor family protein (Kinesin motor family protein; FUNCTIONS IN: microtubule motor activity, zinc ion binding, ATP binding; INVOLVED IN: microtubule-based movement; LOCATED IN: chloroplast; CONTAINS InterPro DOMAIN/s: Kinesin, motor region, conserved site (InterPro:IPR019821), Zinc finger, RING-type (InterPro:IPR001841), Kinesin, motor domain (InterPro:IPR001752); BEST Arabidopsis thaliana protein match is: Kinesin motor family protein (TAIR:AT2G21380.1); Has 46191 Blast hits to 32952 proteins in 1570 species: Archae - 362; Bacteria - 3539; Metazoa - 22005; Fungi - 4349; Plants - 4299; Viruses - 335; Other Eukaryotes - 11302 (source: NCBI BLink).), with translation MASSSSRTRSSRPPSPASSTSSSHLSNRLIPRSNSTSASSLITSAAGIASRSMTPSRTFSDSGLIGSGSFGIGSPVPYPSEELLGDPMDDTISSERDSISVTVRFRPLSDREYQRGDEVAWYPDGDTLVRHEYNPLTAYAFDKVFGPQATTIDVYDVAARPVVKAAMEGVNGTVFAYGVTSSGKTHTMHGDQESPGIIPLAIKDVFSIIQDTPGREFLLRVSYLEIYNEVINDLLDPTGQNLRVREDSQGTYVEGIKEEVVLSPGHALSFIAAGEEHRHVGSNNFNLLSSRSHTIFTLMVESSATGDEYDGVIFSQLNLIDLAGSESSKTETTGLRRKEGSYINKSLLTLGTVIGKLSEGKATHIPYRDSKLTRLLQSSLSGHGHVSLICTITPASSSSEETHNTLKFASRAKSIEIYASRNQIIDEKSLIKKYQREISTLKLELDQLRRGMLVGVSHEELMSLKQQLEEGQVKMQSRLEEEEEAKAALMSRIQKLTKLILVSTKNSIPGYSGDIPTHQRSLSAGKDDKFDSLLLESDNLGSPSSTLALLSEGSLGFNHRRSSSKLNDENSPGAEFTQGVMTPDEIDLLVEQVKMLAGEIAFSTSTLKRLVDQSVNDPENSQTQIQNLEREIHEKQRQMRGLEQLIIESGEASIANASLVEMQQKVMSLMTQCNEKSFELEIKSADNCILQEQLQEKCTENKELHEKVNLLEQRLNAVSSEKSSPSCSNKAVSGEYADELKKKIQSQEIENEELKLEHVQIVEENSGLRVQNQKLAEEASYAKELASAAAVELKNLASEVTKLSLQNTKLEKELAAARDLAQTRNPMNGVNRKYNDGARSGRKGRISSSRSSGDEFDAWNLDPEDLKMELQVRKQREVALESALAEKEFIEDEYRKKAEEAKRREEALENDLANMWVLVAKLKKDNGALPEPNGTDPGRELEKSQSHAVLKERQVSSAPRQPEVVVVAKTEETPKEEPLVARLKARMQEMKEKEMKSQANGDANSHICKVCFESPTAAILLPCRHFCLCKSCSLACSECPICRTKISDRLFAFPS, from the exons ATGGCTTCATCCTCATCGAGAACTAGAAGCAGTAGACCTCCAAGTCCCgcttcttccacttcttcttctcatctcaGCAACCGTCTCATTCCTCGTTCTAACTCTACCTCTGCTTCCTCATTGATTACCTCCGCCGCCGGAATCGCCTCCCGATCTATGACGCCTAGTCGCACCTTCTCCGACTCGGGCCTTATCGGCTCCGGCAGCTTTGGAATTGGATCGCCTGTTCCCTACCCGTCAGAGGAGCTTCTCGGTGACCCTATGGACGATACTATTAGCTCTGAGCGGGATAGTATCTCCGTCACCGTTCGTTTTCGTCCGTTGAG TGATAGAGAGTATCAAAGAGGAGATGAAGTTGCTTGGTACCCTGATGGTGATACATTGGTTAGGCACGAGTATAACCCACTCACAGCTTACGCATTTG ATAAAGTTTTTGGACCACAGGCAACTACTATTGACGTTTATGATGTAGCTGCGAGACCAGTAGTCAAGGCAGCAATGGAAGGTGTTAACG GAACCGTTTTTGCTTACGGTGTTACTAGCAGTGGAAAGACACATACAATGCAT GGTGATCAAGAATCTCCTGGGATCATACCGCTAGCAATAAAAGACGTGTTCAGTATCATCCAGGAT aCTCCAGGAAGGGAGTTCCTGCTCCGTGTTTCATATCTTGAAATATACAATGAG GTGATAAATGATTTACTGGATCCAACAGGCCAAAACTTACGTGTTAGAGAGGATTCCCAG gGCACTTATGTTGAGGGTATCAAGGAAGAAGTTGTTTTGTCTCCTGGCCATGCACTATCATTCATTGCAGCTGGGGAAG AACATCGTCATGTTGgttcaaataatttcaatttgttGAGCAGCAGAAGTCACACTATATTTACACTG ATGGTTGAAAGTAGTGCTACTGGAGATGAATATGATGGAGTTATCTTTTCTCAACTC aaTTTGATTGACTTAGCTGGATCTGAGAGTTCGAAAACTGAAACAACTGGATTGAGGAGGAAGGAGGGTTCATACATCAACAAGAGTCTTCTAACTCTTGGAACT GTGATTGGAAAACTTAGTGAGGGTAAGGCAACTCACATTCCATATCGTGACTCTAAGCTAACTCGTCTTCTGCAATCTTCATTAAGTGGTCATGGACATGTGTCG CTCATATGTACAATTACTCCTGCGTCCAGCAGTAGTGAGGAAACTCATAACACATTGAAGTTTGCCAGCAGGGCAAAGAGTATAGAAATATATGCTTCACGCAATCAG ATTATAGATGAGAAGtcattaattaagaaatatcAAAGAGAAATCTCAACCCTCAAACTAGAACTTGATCAGCTTAGAAGGGGTATGCTTGTTGGTGTCAGTCATGAAGAGTTAATGAGCTTAAAGCAACAG TTAGAAGAAGGGCAAGTGAAAATGCAATCAAgattggaggaagaagaagaagccaaagcAGCTCTAATGAGCAGAATCCAAAAGCTTACCAAGCTCATACTAGTCTCTACCAAGAATTCTATTCCTGGATATTCGGGTGACATACCTACTCATCAGCGCAGTCTCTCTGCGGGTAAAGATGAT AAATTCGATTCTCTACTGTTGGAAAGTGATAATCTGGGATCTCCATCTTCGACCTTAGCTCTTCTATCAGAAGGTTCTTTAGGTTTTAACCACAGGCGATCTTCTAGCAAGTTGAATGACGAAAACTCGCCGGGTGCAGAATTTACTCAA GGTGTCATGACGCCGGACGAAATCGACCTTCTGGTTGAACAAGTTAAGATGCTTGCTGGTGAGATAGCTTTCAGTACGAGCACACTAAAGCGTTTGGTGGATCAGTCCGTAAATGATCCGGAAAACTCACAAACTCAG ATACAGAATCTGGAACGCGAGATTCACGAAAAGCAAAGGCAAATGAGAGGCTTGGAACAGCTCATAATTGAGAGTGGTGAAGCTTCCATTGCCAACGCATCATTAGTTGAGATGCAACAG aAAGTTATGAGTCTGATGACCCAGTGCAATGAGAAGAGCTTTGAGCTGGAg ATCAAATCAGCTGATAATTGCATTCTCCAAGAACAACTACAGGAAAAG TGTACCGAGAACAAAGAACTACATGAAAAGGTGAATCTTCTAGAGCAACGCTTGAATGCAGTATCTAGTGAGAAATCCTCTCCATCTTGTTCCAATAAAGCGGTATCTGGAGAGTATGCAGAcgaactaaaaaagaaaatacaatcGCAg GAAATTGAGAACGAAGAGTTGAAGCTAGAACACGTGCAAATCGTGGAAGAGAACAGTGGGTTACGagtacaaaatcaaaaactagcTGAAGAAGCTTCATATGCTAAGGAGTTAGCCTCTGCGGCTGCTGTTGAGCTGAAAAATCTTGCTAGCGAAGTAACAAAACTCTCACTACAAAACACAAAGCTAGAAAAAGAATTAGCAGCTGCAAGAGACTTGGCTCAAACGCGTAACCCCATGAACGGAGTTAATCGCAAGTATAACGATGGGGCAAGGTCAGGAAGAAAGGGAAGGATTTCCTCAAGTAGGTCAAGTGGAGATGAGTTTGACGCATGGAATCTAGACCCAGAAGATCTTAAAATGGAGTTGCAAGTAAGGAAACAACGAGAAGTGGCTCTTGAGTCTGCATTGGCAGAGAAAGAGTTTATAGAAGATGAATACAGGAAAAAAGCAGAAGAGGCAAAGCGAAGAGAGGAAGCTTTAGAAAACGATTTGGCAAACATGTGGGTACTTGTTGCCAAGTTGAAGAAAGACAATGGTGCATTGCCTGAACCCAATGGCACTGACCCTGGAAGAGAATTAGAGAAGAGTCAAAGCCATGCGGTTCTGAAAGAGAGACAAGTCTCGAGTGCACCGAGACAACCtgaagtagtagtagtagcTAAAACCGAAGAGACACCAAAAGAGGAACCACTCGTTGCTCGTCTCAAG GCACGAATGcaagaaatgaaagagaaagagatgaaatcgCAAGCGAATGGAGACGCAAACTCTCACATTTGTAAAGTATGTTTCGAATCTCCCACTGCGGCAATTCTACTCCCTTGCCGTCATTTCTGCT TATGTAAATCCTGTTCCCTTGCTTGCTCTGAATGCCCAATTTGCCGCACAAAGATCTCTGATCGGCTCTTTGCGTTTCCGTCTTAA